The following coding sequences lie in one Hydrogenophaga sp. PBL-H3 genomic window:
- a CDS encoding VOC family protein, whose product MKYLHTMVRVTDLEASLKFYRDALGLEVIRIREVPQGRFTLAFLAAPGDHSAQVELTHNWDPEAYTGGRNFGHLAYQVDDIYATCERLQAHGVAILRPPRDGHMAFVRSPDNISIELLQKGDALPPSQPWVDMANSGSW is encoded by the coding sequence ATGAAATACCTGCACACCATGGTCCGCGTGACCGACCTGGAGGCCTCCCTGAAGTTCTACCGCGACGCGCTCGGCCTGGAGGTGATTCGCATCCGTGAAGTGCCCCAAGGCCGCTTCACGCTGGCGTTTCTCGCCGCACCCGGCGACCACAGCGCGCAAGTGGAGCTCACCCACAACTGGGACCCCGAGGCTTACACCGGCGGCCGCAATTTCGGCCACCTGGCCTACCAGGTGGACGACATCTACGCCACCTGCGAGCGCCTGCAGGCCCACGGCGTGGCCATCCTGCGCCCCCCGCGCGACGGCCACATGGCCTTCGTGCGCTCGCCCGACAACATCTCCATCGAGCTGCTGCAAAAAGGCGACGCCCTGCCCCCCAGCCAGCCCTGGGTGGACATGGCCAACAGCGGCAGCTGGTGA
- a CDS encoding CHRD domain-containing protein, with the protein MTSVFHTKTLLGLVAAAALTTLMGCATVDKMTNTVTSAVRGDEKLNGAQEVPPVTTTASGTANIKVTADGSVSGSVTTAGLVSTMAHIHIAPAGQNGPVIVTLTKTGDNTYVVPAGAKLTPAQLAAYNGGSLYVNVHSNANKGGEIRAQLKP; encoded by the coding sequence ATGACATCTGTTTTCCACACCAAAACCCTGCTCGGCCTGGTGGCCGCCGCCGCACTCACCACCCTGATGGGCTGCGCAACGGTCGACAAGATGACCAACACGGTGACCAGCGCCGTGCGCGGTGACGAGAAGCTCAATGGCGCCCAGGAAGTGCCCCCCGTGACCACCACCGCCAGCGGCACCGCCAACATCAAGGTAACCGCTGACGGCTCCGTGAGCGGCAGCGTCACCACCGCCGGCCTGGTGAGCACCATGGCGCACATCCACATCGCCCCGGCCGGTCAGAACGGCCCGGTCATCGTGACACTGACCAAAACCGGGGACAACACCTACGTGGTGCCAGCCGGCGCCAAGCTCACGCCGGCACAGCTCGCGGCCTACAACGGGGGTTCGCTGTACGTGAACGTGCATTCGAACGCCAACAAGGGCGGCGAGATCCGCGCCCAGCTCAAGCCCTGA
- a CDS encoding DUF6891 domain-containing protein, with protein sequence MTDAKRPSLDENPDRAAIDATHDMASVVENLIWYGFQSAADIDALIDEGVTAGDGFDVARVKAFAATTLAKKRAAEATWPHATDCDKLDRAFARLHEQGICALHCTGDTQDDGFEAVIDALSDDGVPEDRYHGYCFYYSQDIDRALDEEGLLLAYGHLGRSEVKEREHLAVGQLVCEALRHEGLTVAWNGSTKRRISLAQLDWQRRTPG encoded by the coding sequence ATGACCGACGCCAAACGCCCTTCGCTCGACGAGAACCCAGACCGTGCTGCCATCGATGCCACCCACGACATGGCGTCTGTTGTTGAAAACCTGATCTGGTACGGCTTTCAATCGGCCGCTGACATCGATGCGCTGATCGACGAGGGGGTCACAGCGGGTGACGGCTTCGACGTCGCCCGGGTCAAGGCCTTCGCCGCCACGACACTGGCGAAGAAACGGGCCGCCGAGGCCACTTGGCCACACGCCACCGACTGCGACAAGCTCGATCGCGCCTTTGCCCGATTGCATGAGCAGGGCATCTGCGCCCTGCATTGCACCGGTGACACCCAGGACGACGGCTTTGAAGCCGTGATCGATGCACTGAGTGACGACGGGGTTCCGGAAGACCGGTACCACGGCTACTGCTTCTATTACAGCCAGGACATCGACCGCGCCCTCGACGAAGAAGGCTTGCTGCTGGCCTATGGCCATCTCGGCCGCAGCGAAGTGAAGGAGAGGGAGCACCTCGCGGTGGGGCAGCTGGTCTGTGAAGCCCTGCGGCACGAGGGCCTCACAGTCGCGTGGAACGGTTCAACGAAGCGCCGCATTTCGCTGGCCCAGCTGGACTGGCAGCGGCGCACACCGGGCTGA
- a CDS encoding RNA polymerase sigma factor FliA: protein MYTAKGTLNRDEQLRKYSPLVRRLAHHMIAKLPPSVELDDLIQVGMIGLTEAIARFEPTQGVQFETFASQRIRGAMIDELREGDWMSRGSRKSQKDIEQAVSRLQQKLQRVPKESEIAAELGMPLADYQHLLAKVRGTQLVYLEDISGNSDDEDGFLDRHMGDSEADPSAKLQDHRMRTALVAAIKVLPEREQQIMSMYYEHDMNLKEIAAVLGVTESRICQLHSQSIARLRSKLREH, encoded by the coding sequence ATGTACACCGCCAAAGGCACGCTCAACCGCGACGAGCAGCTGCGCAAATACAGCCCGCTGGTGCGGCGTCTGGCCCACCACATGATCGCCAAGCTGCCGCCCAGCGTGGAGCTCGACGACCTGATCCAGGTCGGCATGATCGGCCTGACCGAAGCGATTGCGCGCTTCGAGCCCACGCAGGGCGTGCAGTTCGAGACCTTCGCCAGCCAGCGCATCCGCGGCGCGATGATCGACGAACTGCGCGAAGGCGACTGGATGTCGCGCGGCTCGCGCAAGAGCCAGAAAGACATTGAACAAGCGGTGAGCCGCCTGCAGCAGAAACTGCAGCGCGTGCCCAAGGAATCTGAAATCGCCGCCGAGCTGGGCATGCCACTGGCCGACTACCAGCACCTGCTGGCCAAGGTGCGTGGCACGCAGCTGGTGTACCTGGAGGACATCAGCGGGAACAGCGACGACGAAGACGGTTTCCTGGACCGCCACATGGGCGACAGCGAAGCCGACCCGTCGGCCAAGCTGCAGGATCACCGCATGCGCACCGCCCTGGTGGCTGCCATCAAGGTGTTGCCCGAGCGCGAGCAGCAGATCATGAGCATGTACTACGAGCACGACATGAACCTGAAGGAAATCGCAGCCGTGCTCGGTGTGACCGAATCGCGCATCTGCCAGTTGCACAGCCAGTCGATTGCGCGCTTGCGCTCGAAGCTGCGCGAGCACTGA
- a CDS encoding ParA family protein produces MFEHGFDQAAGLRGESRSGSAALLAVASPAQPARGYEWLCMLAGCLTNQGRSVVIVDGTATESSGAQRGNGSHLGLLRALQDPSIGHLEQPADNADWLVMPGARGLQALQETAHAAGAPVALARLLAPFAPGVIVLLFAPAFGLAGVLPGLNARTMVPVLDQPQAAIDAYGAVKLLHSAGLSPVLAPLAAGGAQVLQPLVTSVTDCAARHLGLTLESWPAHTWGHRAQACAITPQAETDTHGYHGLVRAAPTPLWS; encoded by the coding sequence ATGTTTGAACACGGCTTTGATCAAGCCGCCGGCCTGCGCGGCGAGAGCCGCAGCGGCAGCGCTGCCTTGCTGGCGGTGGCCAGCCCGGCGCAGCCTGCGCGCGGCTACGAGTGGCTTTGCATGCTGGCCGGCTGCCTCACGAACCAGGGCCGCTCGGTCGTCATCGTTGACGGCACGGCCACCGAATCCAGCGGTGCCCAGCGCGGGAACGGCAGCCACCTTGGCCTGCTGCGCGCGCTGCAAGACCCCTCCATCGGCCACCTTGAGCAACCCGCGGACAACGCCGACTGGCTGGTGATGCCCGGTGCGCGTGGCCTGCAGGCCCTGCAGGAAACCGCGCACGCCGCGGGCGCACCGGTGGCGCTCGCGCGCCTGCTGGCGCCGTTTGCTCCGGGCGTGATCGTGCTGCTGTTCGCGCCGGCCTTTGGCCTGGCCGGCGTGTTGCCCGGTCTCAATGCCCGCACGATGGTGCCGGTGCTCGACCAGCCGCAGGCCGCCATCGACGCGTACGGTGCGGTCAAGCTGCTGCACTCGGCCGGTTTGTCGCCGGTGCTCGCGCCCCTGGCCGCCGGCGGCGCGCAGGTGCTGCAGCCACTGGTGACCTCGGTCACCGACTGCGCGGCACGCCACCTCGGGCTCACGCTGGAGAGCTGGCCCGCCCACACCTGGGGCCACCGTGCCCAGGCCTGCGCCATCACGCCGCAGGCTGAAACAGACACACACGGGTACCACGGCCTGGTCCGCGCCGCCCCGACACCACTCTGGAGCTGA
- the flhF gene encoding flagellar biosynthesis protein FlhF, whose amino-acid sequence MNIQRFTAPTSREAMAKARNAFGDSAVILSTRSTSEGFEVMAAAEESLASLADNASPAPIATRPPAAPSSFAARAKAAATQAQPESVEGDTEALAMSTLSFQEYVRERMLRKRRESMQETAPAEQPAPQRRAPVQAAPVQPAPMPAAEPIVVPVQRFNEPVQAAFGSRLGQQPIRTREAEPSWEDSQPSVRFASNEDTRMAVELSALKEMIEERFNTLAWLGSSKQNPIQSNLMLKMIRAGYSPAMARAVLDRVPADAAAPEAFRWLMDVITRNLKVSASTAGLCDEGGVVSLIGATGVGKTTTAAKLAAQCVKQYGAASVGMITLDTYRVSGYEQLRAYGRMLGVVAHLAHDRAALKDLLNLLSGKRLVIIDTAGLGQRDQRIQDMLDVLDMPKVKKTLVLNAGSQGDTLDETLTSFKASSLHGVVLSKVDEAVKLGPALDALIRHQVTLRGVANGQRVPEDWQNPDASALVRMSMGTAGKSAFDPVATDMGFYFAPTNARGVNLGASHV is encoded by the coding sequence ATGAACATCCAGCGCTTCACCGCCCCGACCTCCCGCGAAGCCATGGCCAAGGCCCGCAACGCCTTCGGCGACAGCGCCGTCATCCTCTCCACCCGCTCCACCAGCGAAGGTTTTGAGGTGATGGCCGCGGCCGAGGAAAGCCTGGCCTCGCTGGCCGACAACGCCAGCCCCGCGCCGATCGCCACCCGCCCGCCCGCCGCGCCGAGCTCCTTTGCCGCCCGCGCCAAGGCCGCCGCCACGCAGGCCCAGCCCGAGTCGGTGGAGGGCGACACCGAAGCCCTGGCCATGAGCACGCTGTCGTTCCAGGAATATGTGCGTGAACGCATGCTGCGCAAGCGCCGCGAGTCGATGCAGGAAACCGCACCCGCCGAGCAACCCGCACCGCAGCGCCGCGCCCCGGTGCAAGCCGCGCCGGTGCAGCCTGCGCCGATGCCCGCTGCCGAGCCCATCGTGGTGCCGGTGCAGCGATTCAACGAGCCGGTGCAGGCCGCCTTCGGCAGCCGCCTGGGCCAGCAGCCTATCCGCACCCGCGAAGCAGAACCGTCGTGGGAAGACTCGCAGCCCTCGGTGCGTTTCGCCAGCAACGAAGACACCCGCATGGCGGTGGAGCTCTCCGCGCTGAAGGAGATGATCGAAGAGCGCTTCAACACGCTGGCCTGGCTGGGCTCTTCCAAGCAGAACCCGATCCAGTCCAACCTGATGCTGAAAATGATCCGCGCCGGTTACTCGCCCGCCATGGCCCGCGCCGTGCTGGACCGTGTGCCCGCCGACGCCGCAGCCCCGGAAGCCTTCCGCTGGCTCATGGACGTGATCACCCGCAACCTCAAGGTGAGCGCTTCCACCGCCGGCCTGTGCGACGAAGGCGGCGTGGTCTCGCTGATCGGTGCCACCGGTGTGGGCAAGACCACCACCGCGGCCAAGCTCGCGGCGCAGTGCGTCAAGCAGTACGGCGCCGCCAGCGTGGGCATGATCACGCTCGACACCTACCGCGTCTCGGGTTACGAACAGCTGCGCGCCTACGGCCGCATGCTCGGTGTGGTGGCCCACCTGGCGCACGACCGCGCCGCGCTCAAGGACCTGCTCAACCTGCTTTCGGGCAAGCGCCTGGTGATCATCGACACCGCCGGCCTGGGCCAGCGCGACCAGCGCATCCAGGACATGCTCGACGTGCTGGACATGCCCAAGGTCAAGAAGACCCTGGTGCTCAACGCCGGCTCGCAAGGCGACACGCTGGACGAAACCCTGACCTCGTTCAAGGCCAGTTCGCTGCACGGTGTGGTGCTCTCCAAGGTGGACGAAGCCGTGAAGCTCGGCCCGGCCCTGGACGCGCTGATCCGCCACCAGGTGACGCTGCGCGGCGTGGCCAACGGCCAGCGCGTGCCCGAAGACTGGCAGAACCCCGATGCCTCCGCCCTGGTGCGCATGTCCATGGGAACGGCCGGCAAGTCGGCCTTCGATCCGGTGGCCACCGACATGGGCTTCTACTTCGCCCCCACCAACGCACGCGGTGTGAACCTGGGAGCCTCGCATGTTTGA
- the flhA gene encoding flagellar biosynthesis protein FlhA, with the protein MNALAPLQQWFARNAGWAGGLAAPMLVITILSMMVLPLPPWVLDTFFTLNIALALVVMMVAAYMRRPLDFSVFPTVLLLTTLLRLSLNVASTRVVLLEGHTGPGAAGAVIEAFGHFLIGGNFAVGFVVFVILVVINFIVITKGSERIAEVSARFTLDAMPGKQMAIDADLNAGLIDEKQAKKRRQEVGDEAEFFGSMDGASKFVRGDAIAGILILVINIIGGFAVGVMQHGLSASEAASTYILLAVGDALVAQIPSLLISVAAAMVVSRVGKDEDLGAQVMQQMFISAKVMGIVAAVMFLLGVIPGMPHVVFLAFAAIFGGLAWWRVRVDARPVVEPEAPAAQSDGEATWDDLQPVDLLGLELGYRLIAMVDKTRQGDLLTRIKGVRKKFAQEVGFLPPAVHVRDNLELRPSAYRITLRGVVVGEGEVFPGMFLAIDPGGIGTPLIGTPTTDPAFGLPAHWIEDKQRENAQMAGFTVVDSETVLATHLSHLMQVQAAKLLSRTETQDLVEHVTKLAPKLIEEVVPKMISVASFQKVLQLLLEESVHVRDIRTIIEAIAEHATATTDPQELARRVRMALSPAIVQQIYGPVKELEVIAIEPGLERLLMQALSGAANGALDPGVAEMLSKSATDIANRQEEKGVPACLLVPDAIRNAMARLLRRAAPRLQVLAHSEIPETHLIRIGPILGELA; encoded by the coding sequence ATGAACGCCCTCGCTCCCCTGCAGCAATGGTTTGCGCGCAACGCCGGCTGGGCCGGTGGCCTGGCCGCCCCGATGCTGGTGATCACCATCCTGTCGATGATGGTGTTGCCGCTCCCGCCCTGGGTGCTCGACACGTTCTTTACCCTCAACATCGCGCTGGCCCTGGTGGTGATGATGGTGGCGGCCTACATGCGCCGCCCGCTCGATTTCTCGGTGTTCCCCACCGTGCTGCTGCTCACCACGCTGCTGCGCCTGTCGCTCAACGTGGCGTCCACCCGCGTGGTGCTGCTCGAAGGCCACACCGGCCCGGGCGCGGCCGGCGCGGTGATCGAGGCCTTTGGACACTTCCTGATCGGCGGCAACTTCGCGGTCGGCTTCGTTGTGTTCGTGATCCTGGTGGTGATCAACTTCATCGTGATCACCAAGGGCTCGGAGCGCATTGCCGAGGTGTCGGCCCGCTTCACGCTGGACGCCATGCCCGGCAAGCAGATGGCGATCGACGCCGATCTGAACGCCGGCCTGATCGACGAGAAGCAGGCCAAGAAACGGCGCCAGGAAGTGGGCGACGAGGCCGAGTTCTTCGGCTCCATGGACGGCGCCTCCAAGTTCGTGCGGGGCGATGCCATTGCCGGCATCCTGATCCTGGTCATCAACATCATCGGCGGCTTCGCGGTGGGCGTGATGCAGCACGGCCTGTCGGCCAGCGAAGCGGCCAGCACCTACATCCTGCTGGCGGTGGGCGATGCGCTGGTGGCGCAGATTCCCTCGCTGCTGATCTCGGTGGCCGCGGCCATGGTGGTCTCGCGCGTGGGCAAGGACGAGGACCTGGGCGCGCAGGTGATGCAGCAGATGTTCATCTCCGCCAAGGTGATGGGCATCGTGGCCGCGGTCATGTTCCTGCTGGGCGTGATCCCGGGCATGCCGCACGTGGTGTTCCTGGCCTTCGCCGCGATTTTTGGTGGCCTGGCCTGGTGGCGCGTGCGGGTGGATGCCCGCCCCGTGGTCGAGCCCGAAGCACCCGCCGCGCAGAGCGACGGAGAAGCCACCTGGGACGACCTGCAGCCGGTGGACCTGCTCGGCCTGGAACTGGGTTACCGCCTGATCGCCATGGTCGACAAAACCCGCCAGGGCGACCTGCTCACCCGCATCAAGGGCGTGCGCAAGAAATTCGCGCAGGAGGTGGGTTTCCTGCCGCCGGCCGTGCACGTGCGCGACAACCTCGAACTGCGCCCCAGCGCCTACCGCATCACCCTGCGCGGCGTGGTGGTGGGCGAGGGCGAGGTGTTCCCCGGCATGTTCCTGGCCATCGATCCGGGCGGTATCGGCACGCCGCTGATCGGCACCCCCACCACCGACCCGGCGTTTGGTCTGCCCGCGCACTGGATCGAAGACAAGCAACGTGAAAACGCGCAGATGGCCGGTTTTACCGTGGTTGATTCCGAGACTGTGCTGGCCACGCATCTTTCACACTTGATGCAAGTCCAGGCAGCCAAGTTGCTGAGCCGGACGGAGACCCAGGACCTGGTTGAACACGTCACCAAGCTGGCCCCCAAATTGATCGAAGAAGTCGTGCCCAAGATGATCTCCGTTGCCTCCTTCCAGAAAGTGCTGCAGCTGCTGCTGGAAGAGTCGGTGCACGTGCGTGACATCCGCACCATCATCGAAGCCATCGCCGAGCACGCCACCGCCACCACCGACCCGCAGGAGCTGGCCCGCCGCGTGCGCATGGCGCTCTCGCCGGCCATCGTGCAGCAGATCTACGGCCCGGTGAAAGAGCTCGAAGTGATCGCCATCGAGCCGGGCCTGGAGCGCCTGCTGATGCAGGCCCTCAGTGGCGCGGCCAACGGAGCGCTGGACCCCGGCGTGGCCGAGATGCTGAGCAAGTCGGCCACCGACATCGCCAACCGCCAGGAAGAGAAGGGCGTGCCCGCCTGCCTGCTGGTGCCCGACGCGATCCGCAACGCCATGGCGCGCCTGCTGCGCCGTGCCGCTCCCCGCCTGCAAGTGCTGGCGCACAGCGAAATTCCTGAAACCCACCTGATCCGCATTGGCCCGATTCTTGGAGAACTTGCATGA
- the flhB gene encoding flagellar biosynthesis protein FlhB, whose product MDSSSQDKNLPATAQRLKKARDDGQVPRSKDLSNLSVLGGGCLLLLALAPTGFEKLRGALQSQLRFDHASLQQPGQMLQRLADVFAQGLMLYLPLGVLVLAVAIGATVASGGYALSTKPLMPDFSRVNPLKGIGRLFSKQQLVDTFKLAGVTAVVAFVAWQFIRSHVELFGTLVMQPLESGIGQLGNWIVAGVGLLLLVVAFFAIVDVPLQKFLHGNQLKMSLQEVKQEHKEAEGDPHVKSQRRARQREMAQRNSVGAVPKADLVVMNPTHYAVAIRYDDASMNAPRVVAKGADLIAMKIRDVAKAHNVPVLQSPMLARALYAHAEIDGEVPSALYTAVAQVLAYVYQLRAALKGQGAMPGEMPVPQVPPELDPHFKKSASKDAE is encoded by the coding sequence ATGGATTCCTCCAGTCAAGACAAGAACCTGCCAGCCACCGCGCAGCGCCTGAAGAAGGCGCGCGACGATGGCCAGGTGCCGCGTTCCAAGGACTTGTCCAACCTGTCGGTGCTCGGTGGCGGCTGCTTGCTGCTGCTGGCGCTGGCCCCCACGGGCTTCGAGAAACTGCGCGGGGCGTTGCAGAGCCAGCTGCGCTTTGACCACGCGTCGCTGCAGCAGCCGGGCCAGATGCTGCAGCGCCTGGCCGATGTGTTTGCCCAGGGCCTCATGCTCTATTTGCCACTGGGCGTGCTCGTGCTGGCCGTGGCCATCGGGGCCACCGTGGCCTCGGGTGGCTACGCGCTGAGCACCAAACCCCTGATGCCCGACTTCAGCCGCGTCAACCCGCTCAAGGGCATCGGGCGGCTGTTCTCCAAACAGCAACTGGTCGACACCTTCAAGCTCGCCGGCGTGACCGCCGTGGTGGCCTTTGTCGCCTGGCAGTTCATCCGCTCGCACGTGGAGCTGTTCGGCACGCTGGTGATGCAGCCCCTGGAGTCCGGCATTGGCCAGCTCGGCAACTGGATCGTGGCCGGCGTGGGCCTGCTGCTGCTGGTGGTGGCGTTCTTTGCGATCGTCGATGTGCCGCTGCAGAAGTTCCTGCACGGCAACCAGCTCAAGATGTCCCTGCAGGAAGTCAAGCAGGAACACAAGGAAGCCGAAGGCGACCCGCATGTGAAATCGCAGCGGCGCGCGCGCCAGCGCGAGATGGCCCAGCGCAACAGCGTGGGCGCAGTACCCAAGGCCGACCTGGTGGTGATGAACCCGACCCACTACGCGGTGGCGATCCGCTACGACGATGCCTCCATGAACGCGCCGCGCGTGGTGGCCAAGGGCGCCGATCTGATCGCCATGAAGATCCGCGATGTGGCCAAGGCGCACAACGTGCCGGTGCTGCAGTCGCCCATGTTGGCGCGTGCGCTCTATGCGCACGCCGAGATCGACGGTGAGGTGCCCTCGGCCCTGTACACCGCCGTGGCCCAGGTGCTGGCCTACGTGTACCAGCTCAGGGCCGCCCTCAAGGGCCAGGGCGCCATGCCGGGCGAGATGCCGGTGCCGCAGGTGCCGCCCGAGCTGGATCCGCACTTCAAGAAATCCGCTTCCAAGGACGCCGAATGA
- a CDS encoding protein phosphatase CheZ produces MNHDDAANPGHPQMFQQLGSITRQLHDALKELGYTDKLKGTVDQLPDAQSRLSYIARLTGEAADKVLNHVELGKTEQGLIAERGRQLADTISRVPALAKAMPELMEWTNDIIQTSEQTDARFTDIMMAQDFHDLTGQVIARVVQLAGTIEEQLLGLLLQSAPSGQPGQDHAYELAGPVVDGTGRTDVVNDQQQVDDLLASLGF; encoded by the coding sequence ATGAACCACGATGACGCAGCGAACCCCGGCCATCCGCAGATGTTCCAGCAACTCGGCTCGATCACGCGCCAGTTGCACGACGCACTGAAAGAACTCGGCTACACCGACAAGCTCAAGGGCACGGTCGACCAGTTGCCCGATGCACAGAGCCGCCTGTCCTACATCGCCCGCCTCACCGGCGAGGCGGCCGACAAGGTGCTCAACCATGTTGAACTCGGCAAGACCGAGCAGGGCCTGATCGCCGAGCGCGGTCGCCAGCTGGCCGACACCATTTCCCGCGTGCCGGCGCTGGCCAAGGCCATGCCCGAGCTGATGGAGTGGACGAACGACATCATCCAGACCAGCGAGCAGACCGATGCGCGCTTCACCGACATCATGATGGCGCAGGATTTCCACGATCTCACCGGCCAGGTGATCGCCCGTGTGGTGCAACTCGCCGGCACCATCGAAGAGCAGTTGCTCGGCCTGCTGCTGCAATCCGCGCCTTCGGGCCAGCCGGGCCAGGACCACGCCTACGAACTGGCCGGTCCGGTGGTCGATGGCACCGGTCGCACCGATGTGGTCAATGACCAGCAGCAGGTGGACGATCTGTTGGCCTCCCTCGGTTTCTAA
- the cheY gene encoding chemotaxis response regulator CheY, whose amino-acid sequence MSTPMKFLIVDDFSTMRRIVRNLLKEIGHTDADEAEDGAIALAKLRNGAFNFVVSDINMPNMNGFELLAEIKKDEKLKHLPVLMVTAEARKEDIVLAAQSGAAGYIVKPFTKATLEDKLANIFKKLGI is encoded by the coding sequence ATGTCCACCCCGATGAAATTCCTGATCGTTGACGACTTCTCCACCATGCGCCGCATCGTGCGCAACCTGCTGAAAGAAATCGGTCATACCGATGCGGACGAGGCCGAAGACGGCGCCATCGCCCTGGCCAAATTGCGCAACGGTGCGTTCAATTTCGTGGTCTCCGACATCAACATGCCCAACATGAACGGTTTCGAGCTGCTGGCTGAAATCAAGAAAGACGAAAAGCTCAAGCACCTTCCGGTGCTGATGGTGACGGCCGAAGCCCGCAAGGAAGACATCGTGCTGGCGGCCCAGAGTGGCGCGGCTGGCTACATCGTCAAGCCCTTCACCAAAGCGACGCTGGAAGACAAGCTGGCCAACATCTTCAAGAAGCTCGGCATTTAA
- the motB gene encoding flagellar motor protein MotB, which produces MADGKKLQPIIIKRIKKSGHAAHGGAWKIAYADFVTAMMAFFLLMWLLGSTAKGELDGIASYFQSPVKVSLMGGPGTGNSSSILPGGGRDLSKSFGQMDSGEAERAAKMMGAQMAQELKARQESARLDALEKKITVLIEKSPKLAEFGSQIQLEKTTDGLHIQIVDQQNRPMFDTGSSLVKPYMRDILHEIGKALGDVENSIALAGHTDATPYGSGERGYSNWELSADRANASRRELVSGGLPDNKLRRVEGLASSRLLRPETPTDPINRRISIVVMTQAAEDRMTPSPIPAVVAPGAAATVVETSMAPALQIPAEVTKSTSGSGG; this is translated from the coding sequence ATGGCGGACGGCAAAAAACTTCAACCCATCATCATCAAGCGCATCAAGAAGAGCGGCCATGCCGCTCACGGTGGCGCCTGGAAGATCGCCTACGCCGACTTCGTGACGGCCATGATGGCTTTCTTTCTGCTCATGTGGCTGCTGGGCTCCACCGCCAAGGGTGAGCTCGACGGCATCGCGAGCTACTTCCAGTCGCCGGTGAAGGTCTCGCTCATGGGGGGGCCGGGTACCGGCAACAGCAGCAGCATCCTGCCCGGCGGTGGACGCGACCTGAGCAAGTCGTTTGGCCAGATGGACAGCGGCGAGGCCGAGCGTGCCGCCAAGATGATGGGGGCCCAGATGGCCCAGGAGCTCAAGGCCCGCCAGGAATCCGCGCGGCTGGACGCGCTGGAGAAGAAGATCACCGTGTTGATCGAGAAGAGTCCCAAGCTCGCCGAATTCGGCTCGCAGATCCAGCTGGAGAAAACCACCGACGGCTTGCACATCCAGATCGTGGACCAGCAGAACCGCCCGATGTTCGACACCGGCAGCTCGCTGGTGAAGCCCTACATGCGCGACATCCTGCACGAGATCGGCAAAGCGTTGGGCGACGTGGAAAACAGCATTGCTCTCGCGGGCCACACCGACGCCACACCCTATGGCAGCGGCGAGCGCGGTTACAGCAACTGGGAGCTCTCGGCCGACCGGGCCAACGCCTCACGCCGCGAGCTGGTCTCGGGCGGTCTGCCCGACAACAAGCTGCGCCGCGTGGAAGGCCTGGCCTCCAGCCGGCTGCTGCGGCCCGAGACGCCCACCGATCCGATCAACCGGCGCATCAGCATCGTGGTGATGACGCAGGCGGCCGAGGACCGCATGACGCCCAGCCCCATCCCTGCGGTCGTAGCGCCAGGCGCTGCCGCGACGGTCGTTGAAACATCCATGGCACCCGCGCTTCAGATTCCCGCCGAAGTGACGAAATCAACTTCAGGGAGCGGCGGCTGA